A window of Pedobacter lusitanus contains these coding sequences:
- a CDS encoding SusD/RagB family nutrient-binding outer membrane lipoprotein, with translation MKTKYIPLLLSGLLLITATSCKKTLDETNVDPNNSKTAQPEFLLTAAIKNTSDTYWGTTNNMNSSLLFVQHWAKIQYTDPDRYIFSNTSFQDLWTTGYRLGIVNLNQLIKLADAQGNTNYKGVALVLRSWIFALETDAYGDVPYSQAGDISQYLTPKYDTQRDVYLGILNDLKTAQTSLDPAGKPISGDVIYANSIASWKKFANSLRLRIALRIADREPELARQVIAAVQTEGGTYISSNAENAQLNYKASPNQNPISNLFDTRDDYRISKTIVDQLTALNDPRLAVYASKAAKTQLYTGVPNGLLPGDASALGLTSTSKPGAYFIAPTAPAVIISYAEILFDRAEAAARGFTNENAPSLYKQAVEASLLQYGISTTDIATYQARPDVQYDASNFKKSIGNQKWIALFGQGLEAFAEWRRLDYPILTPAVAGSLNGKIPVRFIYPGTEQSLNPEGYKAAVANQGADALTTKLWFDVN, from the coding sequence ATGAAAACAAAATATATACCGCTGTTACTGTCAGGCTTACTGCTTATTACAGCTACCTCCTGCAAAAAAACACTGGACGAAACTAATGTTGATCCAAATAATTCAAAAACAGCACAACCAGAATTTCTGCTGACAGCAGCAATTAAAAACACGTCTGACACCTATTGGGGTACGACCAATAATATGAACTCGAGTTTACTCTTTGTACAGCACTGGGCTAAAATCCAATATACTGACCCGGACAGATATATCTTTAGCAATACATCCTTTCAGGATTTATGGACAACAGGATACCGGTTGGGAATAGTCAACCTGAATCAACTGATTAAACTGGCAGATGCCCAGGGAAACACGAACTATAAAGGCGTTGCCCTTGTACTCAGATCATGGATCTTCGCACTGGAAACCGATGCTTACGGTGATGTACCTTACTCACAAGCCGGAGATATCAGTCAGTACCTGACCCCAAAATATGATACGCAGAGAGATGTATATCTGGGTATTTTAAACGATCTGAAAACTGCGCAGACCAGCTTAGATCCGGCAGGGAAGCCAATTTCAGGCGATGTTATTTATGCGAATTCAATTGCCTCATGGAAAAAATTTGCCAACTCATTGCGTCTGAGAATCGCACTGCGCATTGCTGATCGCGAACCAGAACTTGCCAGACAGGTTATTGCTGCTGTCCAAACCGAAGGTGGAACATATATCAGTTCGAATGCAGAAAATGCACAGCTGAACTATAAAGCCTCTCCCAATCAAAATCCGATCAGTAATCTCTTTGATACGCGTGACGATTACCGGATCAGCAAAACGATTGTAGATCAGTTGACAGCCTTAAATGATCCGCGTCTTGCAGTATACGCAAGTAAAGCCGCCAAAACACAACTTTACACCGGGGTACCTAATGGATTACTCCCGGGTGATGCTTCTGCTCTTGGACTAACCAGCACCTCAAAACCCGGCGCTTATTTTATTGCCCCAACTGCTCCAGCTGTAATTATTAGCTATGCAGAAATACTGTTTGACCGTGCAGAAGCAGCGGCAAGAGGATTTACCAATGAAAATGCCCCATCTCTTTACAAACAGGCTGTAGAAGCTTCTTTACTGCAGTATGGTATTTCCACAACAGATATTGCAACTTATCAGGCAAGACCAGATGTACAATATGATGCCTCCAATTTTAAAAAGTCAATCGGGAACCAAAAATGGATAGCCTTATTCGGTCAGGGCCTTGAAGCATTTGCAGAATGGAGAAGACTCGATTACCCGATACTGACCCCTGCGGTAGCTGGTTCATTAAACGGCAAAATACCAGTAAGGTTTATTTACCCGGGAACAGAGCAGTCTTTAAATCCTGAAGGCTATAAAGCAGCTGTGGCAAACCAGGGAGCAGATGCTTTAACTACAAAGCTCTGGTTTGATGTAAACTAA
- a CDS encoding GH92 family glycosyl hydrolase: MSRKKAGLIFICSFIFSFNLSAQNNLSQYVDPIIGSDAHGHVFVGANVPFGAVQLGPTNIFEGWDWCSGYHYSSNTIIGFTHTHLSGTGIGDLNDVLVMPATGKVQLDKGTKTDQKNGYVSTFSHANEISKPGYYSVVLDKYKIKAELTASERVGFHRYTFAPKQDNPHVMLDLSDGVGWDKPMETYIKQVNSTTLVGYRMSKGWADDQRLYFAVKLSQPLSSISLYDSTQVASGIEGKGKKMKAVLNFKAIAQNVLQMKVGISPVSYENALANITAEIPAWDFAKVVASANAKWNRELSKIQIQGSNHIKKVFYTALYHTMIAPSLFNDANGDYRGTDKKVYHKPGFDNYTTFSLWDTYRAFHPLYTIVHPDKVSDIINSFLAIYKQQGKLPVWHLMGNETNTMIGYHAVPIIVDAYLKGFRKYDTELAYEAIKHSAMQKEDGIEYIQQLKYIPADKVPEAVAKGLEYAIDDWCIARMAKAMHKEQDYAYFSKRAKLYAEYFDPQVEFMRGKLADGSWRKPFDPVASKHREDDYTEGNAWQYTWLVPQDPEGLIRLFGGEGGFTRKLDSLFSISSVVDKGGSPDISGLIGQYAQGNEPNHHTPYLYAYAGKPSRTAQVVRQITDSLYTAKPDGLCGNEDLGQMSSWYVFSALGFYPVNPVNGEYVFGSPLVDQAVINLPGARKFEIKVIGNSPENKFIQKAVLNGKPYTKNYLRHAAIVAGGELTLYMGARPSATWGVNEADRPKSGGAEY, from the coding sequence ATGAGTAGAAAAAAGGCAGGTTTAATCTTTATTTGCAGTTTCATTTTTAGTTTTAATCTGAGCGCACAGAATAACTTAAGTCAATATGTTGATCCGATAATCGGTTCTGATGCGCACGGACATGTTTTTGTTGGGGCTAATGTGCCATTTGGAGCTGTTCAGTTAGGTCCGACAAATATTTTTGAGGGTTGGGACTGGTGCAGTGGTTACCATTATTCGAGTAATACTATTATTGGTTTTACGCATACGCATTTAAGTGGTACGGGAATCGGGGATCTGAATGATGTACTGGTGATGCCGGCCACAGGTAAGGTCCAGCTGGATAAGGGGACTAAAACGGATCAGAAAAATGGATATGTATCTACTTTTTCTCATGCAAATGAAATAAGCAAACCTGGTTATTACAGTGTTGTGCTTGATAAATATAAGATCAAGGCTGAGCTTACTGCTTCTGAAAGAGTTGGTTTTCATCGTTATACTTTTGCTCCAAAACAGGATAATCCGCATGTAATGCTGGATTTGAGTGATGGTGTTGGCTGGGATAAACCAATGGAGACTTATATCAAACAGGTAAACAGTACAACGCTTGTAGGTTATCGTATGTCTAAAGGATGGGCTGATGACCAGCGCTTGTATTTTGCAGTTAAATTATCGCAGCCATTAAGCAGTATTTCACTTTATGACAGCACGCAGGTTGCCTCCGGGATTGAGGGGAAAGGTAAAAAAATGAAAGCTGTGCTTAATTTTAAAGCTATTGCACAAAACGTGCTGCAAATGAAAGTGGGGATTTCTCCGGTTAGTTATGAGAACGCACTGGCCAATATAACAGCTGAAATTCCGGCATGGGATTTTGCTAAAGTAGTTGCATCGGCCAATGCAAAATGGAACAGGGAGTTATCAAAAATTCAGATCCAGGGAAGTAATCATATTAAAAAGGTTTTCTATACTGCTTTGTATCATACGATGATTGCTCCTTCATTATTTAATGATGCAAATGGTGATTATCGCGGTACTGATAAGAAAGTTTATCACAAACCAGGATTTGATAATTATACTACTTTCTCTTTATGGGATACTTATCGTGCCTTTCATCCTTTGTATACAATTGTGCATCCTGATAAAGTATCGGATATTATCAATTCATTCCTGGCTATTTATAAACAACAGGGCAAATTACCTGTATGGCATTTAATGGGTAATGAGACCAATACGATGATTGGATATCATGCCGTGCCAATTATTGTAGATGCTTATCTGAAAGGTTTCAGAAAATATGATACGGAGCTTGCTTATGAAGCTATTAAACATTCTGCTATGCAGAAAGAGGATGGTATAGAATATATTCAGCAACTGAAATATATTCCAGCTGATAAGGTACCTGAAGCCGTTGCAAAAGGGCTGGAATATGCAATTGACGATTGGTGTATCGCCCGTATGGCAAAAGCAATGCATAAAGAGCAAGACTATGCTTATTTTAGTAAAAGAGCAAAATTATATGCAGAATATTTTGATCCGCAGGTAGAATTTATGCGTGGTAAACTGGCCGATGGCAGCTGGCGTAAACCTTTTGATCCGGTAGCATCTAAACATCGTGAGGATGATTATACGGAAGGGAATGCATGGCAGTATACCTGGCTGGTCCCTCAGGATCCTGAAGGATTAATCCGTTTATTTGGTGGCGAGGGTGGTTTTACAAGAAAACTGGATTCTTTGTTTAGTATCAGTTCTGTTGTTGACAAAGGTGGTTCTCCTGATATCAGTGGTCTGATCGGACAATATGCGCAGGGTAATGAGCCTAATCATCATACACCGTATTTATATGCTTATGCTGGTAAACCATCCAGAACTGCACAGGTAGTACGCCAGATCACAGATTCATTATATACAGCTAAACCTGATGGTCTTTGCGGAAACGAAGATCTGGGACAGATGTCTTCCTGGTATGTGTTCTCAGCTTTAGGATTCTATCCGGTTAATCCGGTTAACGGGGAATATGTATTTGGTTCACCACTGGTTGATCAGGCAGTTATTAATCTGCCGGGGGCCAGGAAATTTGAAATTAAGGTCATTGGTAACAGCCCGGAAAATAAGTTTATCCAGAAGGCTGTATTAAATGGCAAACCTTATACTAAAAATTATCTCAGACATGCTGCTATTGTTGCTGGCGGAGAGCTGACCTTATATATGGGAGCCCGGCCATCTGCTACTTGGGGGGTAAATGAGGCAGACCGGCCTAAGTCCGGTGGAGCTGAATATTAA
- a CDS encoding SusC/RagA family TonB-linked outer membrane protein has protein sequence MYKTYKYLFGIILSFIIIQTAAAQSAKISGVVTEKSNGQPLPGVSILVKGTNIGTQTDGNGKFSITAKPNDILKIVSIGFNSQELKITTTNALTVQLEESSNALSEIVVTALNIPKEKKSLGYSVQELKSKDLSEAKETNLLNALSGKVAGVQITNSQGDMGSSRIIIRGETSISGNNQPLFVIDGVPVDNTQNLGNGGSRDFANTISDINSEDIESMSVLKGPNAAALYGSRAAAGVVLITTKKGKNSQGLGISVNSNATFSTLLTIPSYQNSFGQGANGQFSYVDGKGGGVNDGVDESWGPRLDGRLIPQFNSNGTPVPFIAHPNNVRDFFNTGRTLNNGISISGSGEKYNLRFSYNNLDQTGVIPNSSQSKNSFLLNATYKITPKLTFNALANYVNSSAANLPGSGGKRASSTMLQFTWFGRQVDVDKLKTYQDANGNNINWNNSYYSNPYFVAYENTVSQVRNRLIGSAELNYKIIDGLSANFRTGNDYYTDRRKIRIAYGTNGTPFGSYEEDAYTFSENNTEGRLDFNKKLNSDFNLDLLLGGNIRTTTFENNNQKAPKLAVNNLYTLSNSRDPLISSNEYSKQRVYSTFGSAQLGFRNYAYLNVTARNDWSSTLPPQNRSYFYPSVNASLILTEAFDIKSDVLNFAKLRGGWSKVGKDASPYQLFNNYQFTAPFDSNPQQNLNKVDLNPELKPETTKSTEAGLELGFFKNRVRFDFSLYNTNSINQILSLDVSPTTGYLKKLVNGGTINNKGIEAQLGITPIKTKDFTWDINVNYSMNRSKVKDLYQKVQSYELGSDGSVQILATVGQPYGTIFGTAYERNAAGDIIIGADGTPQASPTKKILGKYTPDWLGGINNTFTYKRISLSVLVDAHIGGKIYSGTNSTGTYTGVLASTLPGRGAENGGITYYKNAAGKAVQINPGTAAPGGASIYDDGMIFKGLLADGTPNNTIIPASQYYKSMNNIDEASVYSATYIKLREIKLGYTLPAQWIKSIGLQSATISAVGRNLFILHKNVPNIDPESAFNTGNGQGLEDLGLPTVRTIGFNLNFKF, from the coding sequence ATGTATAAAACTTACAAATACTTATTTGGGATCATCCTATCCTTTATAATCATACAGACCGCTGCAGCTCAATCAGCTAAAATCTCTGGCGTAGTCACCGAGAAATCCAACGGACAACCTTTGCCAGGGGTAAGTATCCTTGTAAAGGGGACAAATATCGGTACACAGACAGATGGAAATGGTAAATTCAGCATCACTGCCAAACCGAATGATATACTAAAAATTGTATCCATAGGCTTTAATAGTCAGGAACTTAAAATAACCACAACAAATGCACTCACTGTACAACTGGAAGAATCATCCAATGCATTAAGCGAAATTGTTGTAACCGCACTGAATATTCCGAAAGAAAAGAAATCTTTAGGTTATTCGGTTCAGGAATTAAAGTCAAAGGATCTTTCTGAAGCAAAAGAGACTAATCTGCTCAATGCTTTATCCGGAAAGGTAGCCGGTGTACAGATAACAAACAGTCAGGGCGACATGGGGTCTTCCAGAATCATTATTCGTGGAGAGACTTCCATTTCAGGTAACAATCAACCCCTGTTTGTGATTGACGGAGTACCGGTAGATAATACACAAAATCTGGGCAATGGCGGATCACGTGATTTTGCCAATACAATATCAGACATCAATTCTGAAGATATTGAATCCATGAGTGTATTAAAAGGACCTAATGCTGCCGCACTTTATGGCTCAAGAGCCGCCGCAGGTGTAGTCTTAATTACAACAAAAAAAGGCAAAAACTCACAGGGTTTAGGCATCAGCGTGAATTCAAATGCAACATTTTCAACTTTACTAACTATACCATCTTATCAGAATTCATTTGGACAGGGTGCTAACGGCCAGTTCAGTTATGTAGATGGTAAAGGTGGTGGTGTTAATGATGGTGTAGATGAGAGCTGGGGTCCAAGACTGGACGGGCGTTTAATCCCGCAGTTTAATTCTAATGGTACTCCGGTGCCATTCATTGCACATCCAAACAATGTACGTGACTTCTTTAATACCGGACGCACCCTGAACAATGGAATCTCCATTTCAGGATCAGGAGAGAAATATAACTTACGTTTTTCTTATAACAACCTTGATCAGACTGGTGTTATTCCAAACTCATCACAATCAAAAAACTCTTTCCTTTTAAATGCTACTTATAAAATAACACCAAAACTGACTTTCAATGCATTAGCCAATTATGTAAACAGCAGTGCAGCAAACCTACCGGGTTCTGGTGGAAAAAGAGCCAGCAGTACGATGCTGCAATTCACCTGGTTTGGCCGTCAGGTTGATGTAGATAAATTAAAGACCTATCAGGATGCCAACGGGAATAATATTAACTGGAATAACAGCTATTACAGTAATCCATATTTTGTTGCTTACGAGAATACGGTAAGTCAGGTTCGTAACCGGCTGATTGGAAGCGCTGAATTAAACTATAAAATAATCGATGGTTTGTCAGCAAATTTCAGAACCGGGAATGACTACTATACTGACCGCAGAAAAATCAGGATTGCTTATGGAACCAATGGAACTCCATTCGGATCTTATGAAGAAGATGCCTATACTTTTAGCGAAAACAATACCGAAGGAAGACTGGATTTCAATAAAAAGCTGAATTCAGATTTTAATCTTGATCTTTTATTGGGAGGGAATATCCGTACCACCACTTTTGAAAACAATAACCAGAAAGCTCCTAAGCTGGCAGTTAATAACCTTTATACCTTAAGTAACTCCCGCGATCCGCTGATCTCTTCTAACGAATACAGCAAACAACGGGTATACAGTACATTCGGTTCTGCTCAGCTTGGTTTCAGAAATTATGCCTACTTAAATGTAACGGCAAGAAACGACTGGTCTTCTACCCTGCCTCCGCAAAACCGTTCATATTTCTATCCTTCAGTCAATGCGAGTTTAATTCTTACTGAAGCCTTCGACATTAAGAGTGATGTTCTAAACTTTGCAAAACTTCGTGGCGGATGGTCTAAAGTAGGTAAAGACGCCAGCCCTTACCAATTATTCAACAATTATCAGTTTACTGCGCCATTTGATAGTAATCCGCAGCAAAATCTCAATAAAGTAGATCTGAATCCCGAACTAAAGCCAGAAACTACCAAATCTACCGAAGCAGGTCTTGAACTGGGCTTTTTCAAAAACAGAGTACGTTTTGACTTCAGTTTATATAATACAAACAGTATCAACCAGATCTTAAGTCTGGACGTGAGTCCAACTACCGGATATCTTAAGAAACTTGTTAATGGTGGTACGATTAACAACAAAGGAATCGAGGCTCAACTAGGTATAACACCAATCAAAACAAAGGACTTTACCTGGGATATCAATGTTAATTATTCGATGAATCGCAGTAAGGTAAAAGACCTTTATCAGAAGGTACAAAGCTATGAACTCGGATCAGACGGATCTGTTCAGATTCTGGCAACTGTAGGACAGCCATATGGAACAATTTTCGGTACAGCTTATGAAAGAAATGCAGCCGGAGATATTATTATTGGCGCAGACGGAACACCACAGGCAAGTCCTACTAAAAAAATCCTTGGAAAGTATACACCAGACTGGCTGGGTGGTATTAACAATACATTTACTTATAAAAGGATCAGTTTAAGTGTATTGGTTGATGCACATATTGGTGGAAAAATTTACTCAGGAACCAACAGTACCGGAACTTACACAGGAGTATTAGCCTCTACCCTTCCGGGACGTGGTGCTGAAAACGGAGGGATAACTTATTATAAAAATGCCGCTGGCAAAGCAGTACAGATTAACCCTGGTACAGCTGCTCCCGGAGGTGCGTCCATTTATGATGACGGAATGATTTTCAAAGGCTTATTAGCAGATGGTACACCAAACAATACCATCATACCTGCAAGTCAGTATTACAAATCAATGAACAATATAGACGAAGCATCAGTTTACAGTGCTACTTATATTAAACTGAGAGAAATAAAACTGGGTTACACCTTACCTGCGCAATGGATCAAATCCATAGGTCTGCAAAGCGCAACAATTTCAGCAGTAGGCAGAAATCTGTTTATCCTGCATAAAAATGTACCTAATATTGATCCTGAATCTGCTTTTAATACAGGTAACGGACAAGGTCTTGAAGACCTCGGACTACCAACCGTACGTACTATTGGTTTCAATCTTAATTTCAAATTCTAA
- a CDS encoding barstar family protein yields the protein MNGFCLFEAGKEKDLIKDNTRIVQIDGREIVTVDEFIHDIAGQLDFPDYYSSSLDSLEELLNDLSWLKESGFAIIVRNYSFFLCEEKNLARKANLLALLNDVAEQWDNVPNYPGEEDFRNKAVFNIYVEKGSAAVSELEKLKINYSEAK from the coding sequence ATGAACGGATTTTGCCTCTTTGAAGCTGGAAAAGAAAAAGACCTGATTAAGGACAATACACGTATTGTGCAGATAGATGGACGTGAAATTGTAACTGTGGATGAGTTTATTCACGATATAGCCGGGCAACTCGACTTTCCGGATTACTATAGCAGTAGTCTGGATTCACTGGAAGAACTGCTTAACGATTTAAGCTGGCTTAAAGAATCCGGGTTTGCAATTATAGTCCGCAATTACTCATTTTTCCTATGCGAAGAAAAGAATCTTGCACGGAAAGCCAATTTACTGGCATTACTTAATGACGTAGCCGAACAATGGGATAACGTACCTAATTATCCCGGAGAAGAAGATTTCAGGAATAAAGCTGTCTTTAATATATATGTAGAGAAAGGATCAGCTGCAGTTTCTGAACTGGAGAAACTTAAAATCAATTACAGCGAGGCTAAATAA
- a CDS encoding ribonuclease domain-containing protein, translating to MRILLTLITCCILLFSCRRDHSSTDQAATLQERTTASTASTDTDAEDNVKVAGVPQKAYTVAAYIAKNNKAPQGYVGGTVFQNREGRLPQGVAYKEYDVNPKVRGQNRGAERIIIGADGIRYYTGDHYRTFTKF from the coding sequence ATGAGAATTCTACTCACTTTAATCACCTGCTGTATTCTGCTTTTTTCCTGCAGAAGAGACCATTCATCAACAGATCAGGCAGCAACACTACAAGAAAGAACAACAGCCAGTACAGCATCTACAGATACTGATGCTGAAGACAATGTAAAAGTAGCCGGCGTCCCTCAAAAGGCCTATACAGTGGCTGCATACATTGCTAAAAATAATAAAGCTCCGCAGGGATATGTTGGCGGGACAGTTTTCCAGAACCGGGAAGGACGATTACCGCAAGGCGTAGCTTATAAAGAATACGACGTGAACCCCAAAGTCAGAGGACAGAACAGAGGGGCAGAACGAATTATAATCGGAGCTGATGGCATCCGTTATTATACGGGAGATCATTATAGAACATTTACAAAATTTTAA